The following are encoded in a window of Methanobrevibacter ruminantium M1 genomic DNA:
- a CDS encoding XkdF-like putative serine protease domain-containing protein, translated as MINILEVVTKSRDSLLITAPVLIPGERDCEFDYGEEPLTEGQIRQIAHEYLANYSLVDKNHEFFETREVIGVPVESYITNEPISLKGLDGTVNEYPKGTWIATTRITDEEEMEKALNGEYTGYSITTVSKKFADKQIQLPRRVLMKDIKDPVGFTISLVRKPCVRGAKFCSMKEDIENGDVVSENIDDKLEEETKGFVQSIKGIFNKEDKDEDKNPEDEDIELDIKAIVDEVTKDFVNTDDFETFKNELEKALSDKFETLGAELFKSLKKSLEKDKAEEAKNQEDDESDEDDDEEEAKDNGEAQNVQSSKSIPNHDIKDNQKVAKTGAARVYEIMGRDNTGSAVRKL; from the coding sequence GTGATTAATATTTTAGAGGTTGTTACCAAATCAAGAGATTCCTTGCTTATTACTGCTCCAGTACTGATTCCAGGTGAAAGGGATTGTGAGTTTGACTACGGAGAGGAGCCGTTGACCGAGGGTCAGATAAGGCAGATTGCACATGAGTATCTGGCAAATTACAGCCTTGTCGACAAGAACCATGAGTTCTTCGAGACCAGAGAAGTTATAGGAGTTCCTGTGGAGTCATATATAACAAACGAGCCTATAAGCCTCAAGGGCTTGGACGGAACAGTCAATGAGTATCCAAAAGGAACCTGGATAGCCACCACAAGGATAACTGATGAAGAGGAGATGGAAAAGGCACTCAATGGAGAGTACACTGGATACAGCATAACAACTGTGAGCAAGAAGTTCGCAGACAAGCAGATCCAGCTGCCTAGAAGAGTCCTGATGAAAGACATCAAGGACCCAGTGGGTTTCACCATAAGCCTTGTCAGGAAGCCTTGCGTAAGAGGAGCTAAATTTTGCAGTATGAAAGAAGATATAGAGAACGGTGATGTTGTGAGCGAAAATATAGACGATAAGTTGGAAGAGGAAACCAAAGGTTTCGTGCAGTCCATCAAGGGAATCTTCAACAAGGAAGATAAGGATGAAGACAAGAATCCTGAAGATGAGGATATCGAATTGGACATCAAAGCCATTGTGGATGAGGTAACCAAGGATTTCGTAAACACCGACGATTTCGAGACATTCAAGAATGAGTTGGAAAAGGCTTTGAGCGACAAGTTCGAGACTCTTGGAGCAGAACTTTTCAAGTCCTTGAAGAAATCCTTGGAGAAGGACAAGGCTGAAGAAGCCAAAAATCAGGAAGATGACGAAAGCGATGAGGATGATGATGAGGAAGAGGCAAAGGACAATGGAGAGGCACAGAACGTCCAGTCCAGCAAATCCATTCCGAATCATGACATCAAGGACAACCAGAAGGTTGCAAAGACCGGAGCCGCACGTGTCTATGAAATCATGGGCAGGGACAACACAGGCTCTGCAGTCAGGAAATTATAA
- a CDS encoding HK97 gp10 family phage protein, protein MQIDVEELKPLEPRFKKVAKRTVVLTANELQRNLKKLSPVDHGRLQGSWVIFQTGELERTVKSSAKYAIFVNDGTGLYGPLGHKIRPKNGKFLAFTPNKGKFKGKLVVVPWTRGQKPQRFVERSMEMTERRVQEFMIRAMMEMDS, encoded by the coding sequence TTGCAGATTGACGTTGAGGAACTCAAGCCATTGGAGCCAAGGTTCAAAAAGGTTGCCAAAAGGACAGTTGTGTTGACTGCAAATGAATTGCAGAGAAACCTCAAGAAGTTGAGTCCTGTGGATCATGGAAGGCTTCAGGGCTCTTGGGTAATCTTCCAGACAGGAGAATTGGAAAGGACTGTGAAAAGCAGTGCAAAGTATGCCATTTTCGTGAATGACGGAACAGGACTGTACGGTCCTTTGGGTCATAAGATAAGACCTAAGAACGGAAAGTTCTTAGCCTTTACACCAAACAAAGGAAAGTTCAAGGGAAAGCTTGTTGTGGTTCCATGGACTAGAGGACAGAAGCCTCAGAGGTTTGTTGAGAGAAGCATGGAAATGACTGAAAGGAGAGTGCAGGAATTCATGATAAGGGCAATGATGGAGATGGACTCATGA